From the Dethiosulfovibrio russensis genome, the window CGGACCTCAGCTACGCTCAGAAGATCAAGGATCGCCTGAAGGAGAAGGGAATCCTCATGGTCAATCTCATAGGCTCTCCCGGTTCCGGCAAGACCACCCTTCTGGAGAAAACCCTGGGCAAGGACGGCCTCAGAGCGGCAGTGATAGAGGGCGACGTCGCCACCGACAGGGATGCCAAGAGAATCGAGGCCACAGGTGTGCCCTCGATCCAGATAAACACCGACGGAGGTTGTCATCTCGAGGCGAACTGGGTGGACTCCACCATAGACAAGCTGCCTTTGGACGAACTGGATATAATCTTCGTCGAGAACGTGGGTAACCTGGTGTGCCCCGCCGAGTTCGACATAGGAGAGGATCACAAGGTCGCCATCTCCTCCGTGCCGGAGGGACCGGACAAACCCCTCAAGTATCCTCTGCTTTTCACCGAGGCTTCCGCCGTGGTCCTCACCAAGACGGACCTGCTGCCCTACGTGCCTTTCGACCTGGATCTCTACTGGGGCGATGTCGGTAAGATGAACCCGAAGGCGAAGCGTCTGGATATGTCCTGCGCCAAGGGAGAGGGACTGGAGGAATGGTCTCGGATCCTCCGTAGCTGGCTAGAGGAGAAAAGGAACGGATGACGAAGGACTCTCCTGTCTTAGAGAGTCTTAATCCTCGACAGAGGGAGGCGGTCTCCTACGAGGGGACCCCTCTTCTCGTCTTGGCCGGAGCCGGAAGTGGCAAGACCAGGGTCTTGACGAGCAAGCTGGCCTGGCTGGTGGCGGAGCGGTCGGTTCCTCCCTGGCGGATCCTGGCAGTCACTTTCACCAACAAGGCTGCCCGTGAGATGAAGGATAGAGTAGACTCCATGCTGGACGGCGGATACCCCTACGGTCAGATCTCCACCTTCCATTCCTTCGGGCTTCAGATGCTCTTCAGAAACAGAGACGCCCTGGAGGCCCGGGGATACAGGAGAAACTTCGTTGTCTTCGACAGAGGAGACTCGCTTTCCCTGGTGAAAAAATCCATGAAGGCCATGAAGTTGGACACCTCTCAGATGGAGCCTTCCTGGGTCCTGGAATGTATATCCAAGGCCAAGACTGCCTCGGATCCGGTTACCATGGACGGAACTATTCTGGAAGGAGATATGGCGGAGCTCTACAGTCGCTATACCAAATCCCTGAAGGAGCAGGGTGCCTTCGATTTCGACGACCTCATCGTCATGCCGCTTCATCTCATGTCCACCGATCGGGATATACTGAAAAAAGAGAGGGATAGACTGGACTGGATATTGGTGGACGAATACCAGGACGTGAACCGTCCCCAGTTCGCCCTCCTTCGCCTTCTGGCCGGAGACTCTCCTAACGTAATGGCTGTAGGGGATCCGGATCAGTCGATCTACGGATGGAGAGGGGCGGACATGTCGGTTATCCTTGGATTCGAACGGCACTTTCCCGGATCGAAGGTGATCCTCCTGGAGCAGAACTACAGATCGACCGAGACCATACTGGACGCAGCCAACTCCGTGATAGGCAACAACGTAAACCGTCCGGAAAAGAGGCTCTGGACAGCCCGTTCCGGAGGAGAGCCTATAAACGTCGTGACCTTGGGGGACGAGCGTTCCGAGGCACGTTACGTTTCCGACGTGGTCGAGGAGCTGTTGTCCCTCGGATACCGCTACACCGACATGGCGGTGCTTTACAGAATGAACGCTCTTAGCAGAAACTTCGAACAGGAGTTCGTAAAAAGGGGGATCCCTTACAGAGTCGTCAAGGGCACCGCTTTCTACGACAGAAAAGAGATAAAAGACGCCATCTCCTACCTTCGTCTAGCAGTAAACCCCAGAGACGCCAGCGCTTTGGCAAGGGTGGCCAACGTGCCCCCGAGAGGACTGGGCGCAAAGGGATTGGAGTCGGTGGAAAACTACCTCTCGACCCACGCCGCCGAGGCCAGGACGACCTGGTGTCGCATAGCGGACGGAGGTTGCGGTCTCAGGGGAAAGGGCGATAAGGGCATAAGGGATTTGGCCCGGCATATGATATCGCTGATAGACATAGGCTCCGACTTGAACCGTGCCGTTGAGTATATAATGGACGTTATAGGCTACGGATCCTACCTGGAGAAGGGGTACCCCGATCAATTCGAGGAGCGCAGGGAGAACGTTATGGAGCTTACCTCCATATCTCCCGGATCCGAGAGCCTGGAGGACGTCCTGGCCGAGATAGCCCTTTATACCGACCAAGAGGTAGACGACATACCGGATGGTATCAGCCTGTCCTCTCTCCACGCCGCCAAGGGGCTGGAATTCCCGGTAGTTTTCGTGGTTGGAATGGAGGATGGAATCTTTCCTCACGGAAGATCCCTGGATGGAGGAAGAGACGAACTGGAGGAGGAACGAAGGCTTTGTTACGTCGGAATGACCAGAGCCGAAGAGAGGCTATATCTGACCTCGTCTCGGTTTCGGCGTCTTTTCGGTTCCGTGATGAATAACGACGTTTCCAGATTCATATGGGAGATACCCGAGAACTACCGGGTCGTAGAGAGCAGAGCAGGGGAGGGACCTAATCATGTTCGTTTTGGGAATTACCGGGGATATCGGCGCCGGTAAGTCCACAGTGGCCTCCATCTTGGGCAACATGGGTGCCAGGGTCATAGACGCGGATCAAATAGTCCGTAGACTTTGGAACCACAGGGAGCTGGTGGACGCGGCCCGAGACAGATGGGGCGACTCCGTCTTGAACGAAGACGGAAAAATCTCCCCCTCCGCAGTCGCGGAGCGTTTTTTCGGAGAAGAGAAGGAATATCGTTGGCTTTGCCGACTAATCCATCCCATGGTCCGAAGCGAGATGGCCTCCGGGCTTTCGGCGGAACGGGGCTGGGTGGTGGTGGAGATCCCCTTGCTTTTCGAGTCCGACGTTCCCTATTGGTGCGATATGACCCTTTACGTGACGGCGTCTCCGGAAAACAGGGTAGCGAGAAACTCTTCAAGAGGCCTGAACGGAGACGAGCTGGACAGGAGAGAGAAGTTCCTCATATCCTCTGAGGAGAAGAAATCAATGGCGGATCTGGTGGTCACTAACGACGGATCCCTGGATGAACTGAAGGATATCCTGAGGTCCCACGGCGAGAAGATGCTTCGGATGTCGTCCATATGTACGGTCAAGATCCAATGCGCCTTCAAAAAACAGGCCAGACAGCTTATATCGGGCATCCTCGGCAAAAAACTGGCCTACCAGGCCAACCTTGCCTCTCTGGAGACGGCCTATTCCAGATACGACCAGTTCCTCACGGACAACTGGGAGGTCCAATTCTACACCCTGGCACCTCTGGTGCCGGAGATATCTCGAGTGGCTTCGGAGATCATAAAGAAGGAACCGACACCTCTCGCCGTAGCCGATGTCCTGAGGGCCAGCTTGTCTTTCAGAGAGGCCCTCTGTGAGGCCTGTCTTTGAAGGTTATCACCAGTCACGTCGGCAGCGACTTCGACTCACTCGCCAGCATGATCGCCGCCGGGAAACTATATCCCGACGGCGTTCCGTGTTTTTCCGGATCGGCTGAACGAAACGTCAGGGATTTTCTGAAAAGACATCGCGACCGGTGGACCGTCCTGACCCCAAGAAAAATCAGAATGGACGAGGTAACCCAGCTGATAGTCGTCGACACCAGGTCCGTTCGGAGACTGGGCGTCCTCGCCCCTCTGGCGGGACGTCCGGAAGTGGACGTCCACGTATACGATCATCATCCGCCCTGTTCCGACGAGATAGACGCATCCAAAAAGGTAATAGAGCCTGTGGGGGCGGCGGTCACCCTCATACTCGAGGAGGTGCTCCGCAGGGGGATAGCTCCGACTCCCCACGAGGCCACCCTTTTCGCCCTTGGCATATACGAGGACACCGGGGGCCTCATATTCGGCGGAACCACCAAACGGGACTACGAGATGATGTGTCGCATGAGGGAATACGGCGCGGATTTCACCCTCATCCCCTCCGCTATAGAGATGGGGCTTTCCGCCTCGGAGCGCAGCATGATGGATAAGTTGGTGGAGAACGCCTGGGAGAGGTATATCGCCGGTGCTAGAGTTGTCTTCACCATGGCGGCGGTCGACACCTACATCGAGGGACTGTCCCTGTTCGTCCATCGTCTTCGCGATTTTTTCAGCGCCGACGTAGTCCTGTCCGCCGTGAGGATGGAGGGGCGCACCTACGTTGTCGGCAGAAGCAAACAGAACGTTCTCGACGTGTCATCTCTGCTTAAACCTCTGGGCGGAGGAGGCCATCCCCAGGCTGCGTCCGCTACGGTAAGCGACAGGAGCCCTCAGAGGATTCTCCTGTCTCTCGAAAACAAGGTCGAGGAGCTTATAACCCCGGTTATGACCGTGTCGGGGATAATGACCAGCCCCGTCATGGCGGTGGACGAGGACAGCTCTGTAAACGACGCCTACAGGATAATGCTTCGCTACGGTCACTCCGCTCTTCCCGTTACCAGGCGTGGAGATCTGATAGGTCTTATAACCAGAAAGGACCTGGACAAGGCTCAGCTACACGGATACGGAGAGGCCATGGTGGGGGAGTTCATGACGGAAGGGGTCATAACCGTCTCCTCTCAGGCCTCCATAGAGGAAGCCCATCGATCCATGGTAACCCACAACATCGGCAGACTGCCGGTGGTGCGTAACGGAGATCTGATAGGAATAGTCACCAGAACCGACCTTTTGAGGGCTCTCTACCCCGCATCTATGCCCATGGAGGAAAGGCAGATAGCCCCGGATTACCCTTGGACCGAGCCTATGGAACGTCTGTTGGACAAGGGGCTTTCCTGCTCCGACAGAGAACTGCTTAAAACGATGGGGCGCAGGGCCCACGATATGGGAATGGCCGCCTATGTCGTAGGAGGTGTCGTGAGAGATCTACTGCTCGATCGACCCGTCACGGATCTTGACGTTGTGGTGGAGGGCGACGCCACCGGCTTCATAAAATCCTGGGAGAGAGACGGTGCCGACGTATCGCTTCACGGTCGCTTCAAAACCGGCACGATCGCCTTTCCGGACGGAAGAAAGGTGGACGTCGCCACTGCCAGGAGGGAGTTTTACGAATTCCCCACGGCTCAGCCGACCGTCTCCAGCGACTCACTGAAACACGATCTCTACAGGAGGGATTTTACAGTCAACGCCATGGCTCTCTCCATCGGAGGGGAGACTTGGGGAACCCTGATAGACTACTTTGGCGGAAGGCGAGATATCCTGTCTCGTAAGCTGAGAACCCTGCACAACCTCAGCTTTGTTGAGGACCCGACCAGAATCTTTAGAGGAGTCAGGCTCGAGCAGAGGCTCGGTTTCGACCTGGACGATAACGCTCTCAGAACGATGAAAAACTGCGTGAGAGGCGGCTTGTTTGGCGGGCTCTCCGGGTTTCGTTTGAGATCGGAGCTGGAGATATCATTGAAGGAGCCCAGACCCTGGCCCATAGTCAAGAGAATGGCCGAACTGGGACTCTGGGAGCCCCTCTTTCCAGGAATACACCTGGGCAACAGGGTAGCCAGAACTCTGCGTCGTCTCTCCGTAGCGAGAGGTAGAATGGCCAAGGAGTTGATCCCCCTGGGAGACGACCTATGGATAGCCCCTCTGGCCGCCTTGCTCCAAGAGGGGCCGGACGACCTGTGGCCCAGGGTTGCCGATAGATTGAACCTGGGTGCCAGGGAGAGATCTCTTCTTCGGATGAGCGTTGACGGATTGGGAGGGGCGGAGGAAGCCATAGGAGGCCGGTCTTCCAGAAGAAACTCGGAGATAGTGACCTTTCTGAGGGACGTCTCTCCGGTGGTAGCCCTCTATTGGGCTC encodes:
- a CDS encoding CBS domain-containing protein — translated: MKVITSHVGSDFDSLASMIAAGKLYPDGVPCFSGSAERNVRDFLKRHRDRWTVLTPRKIRMDEVTQLIVVDTRSVRRLGVLAPLAGRPEVDVHVYDHHPPCSDEIDASKKVIEPVGAAVTLILEEVLRRGIAPTPHEATLFALGIYEDTGGLIFGGTTKRDYEMMCRMREYGADFTLIPSAIEMGLSASERSMMDKLVENAWERYIAGARVVFTMAAVDTYIEGLSLFVHRLRDFFSADVVLSAVRMEGRTYVVGRSKQNVLDVSSLLKPLGGGGHPQAASATVSDRSPQRILLSLENKVEELITPVMTVSGIMTSPVMAVDEDSSVNDAYRIMLRYGHSALPVTRRGDLIGLITRKDLDKAQLHGYGEAMVGEFMTEGVITVSSQASIEEAHRSMVTHNIGRLPVVRNGDLIGIVTRTDLLRALYPASMPMEERQIAPDYPWTEPMERLLDKGLSCSDRELLKTMGRRAHDMGMAAYVVGGVVRDLLLDRPVTDLDVVVEGDATGFIKSWERDGADVSLHGRFKTGTIAFPDGRKVDVATARREFYEFPTAQPTVSSDSLKHDLYRRDFTVNAMALSIGGETWGTLIDYFGGRRDILSRKLRTLHNLSFVEDPTRIFRGVRLEQRLGFDLDDNALRTMKNCVRGGLFGGLSGFRLRSELEISLKEPRPWPIVKRMAELGLWEPLFPGIHLGNRVARTLRRLSVARGRMAKELIPLGDDLWIAPLAALLQEGPDDLWPRVADRLNLGARERSLLRMSVDGLGGAEEAIGGRSSRRNSEIVTFLRDVSPVVALYWALSTARWRFRRRILLYLTRLIKVKPMLSGSDILAMGYSEGPHVGKILDSLLLARLDGTVDTRDDEIAWVTRNFKREVEMEGR
- a CDS encoding ATP-dependent helicase — protein: MTKDSPVLESLNPRQREAVSYEGTPLLVLAGAGSGKTRVLTSKLAWLVAERSVPPWRILAVTFTNKAAREMKDRVDSMLDGGYPYGQISTFHSFGLQMLFRNRDALEARGYRRNFVVFDRGDSLSLVKKSMKAMKLDTSQMEPSWVLECISKAKTASDPVTMDGTILEGDMAELYSRYTKSLKEQGAFDFDDLIVMPLHLMSTDRDILKKERDRLDWILVDEYQDVNRPQFALLRLLAGDSPNVMAVGDPDQSIYGWRGADMSVILGFERHFPGSKVILLEQNYRSTETILDAANSVIGNNVNRPEKRLWTARSGGEPINVVTLGDERSEARYVSDVVEELLSLGYRYTDMAVLYRMNALSRNFEQEFVKRGIPYRVVKGTAFYDRKEIKDAISYLRLAVNPRDASALARVANVPPRGLGAKGLESVENYLSTHAAEARTTWCRIADGGCGLRGKGDKGIRDLARHMISLIDIGSDLNRAVEYIMDVIGYGSYLEKGYPDQFEERRENVMELTSISPGSESLEDVLAEIALYTDQEVDDIPDGISLSSLHAAKGLEFPVVFVVGMEDGIFPHGRSLDGGRDELEEERRLCYVGMTRAEERLYLTSSRFRRLFGSVMNNDVSRFIWEIPENYRVVESRAGEGPNHVRFGNYRGYRRR
- the hypB gene encoding hydrogenase nickel incorporation protein HypB, yielding MTTKKVEVQQAVMAADLSYAQKIKDRLKEKGILMVNLIGSPGSGKTTLLEKTLGKDGLRAAVIEGDVATDRDAKRIEATGVPSIQINTDGGCHLEANWVDSTIDKLPLDELDIIFVENVGNLVCPAEFDIGEDHKVAISSVPEGPDKPLKYPLLFTEASAVVLTKTDLLPYVPFDLDLYWGDVGKMNPKAKRLDMSCAKGEGLEEWSRILRSWLEEKRNG
- the coaE gene encoding dephospho-CoA kinase (Dephospho-CoA kinase (CoaE) performs the final step in coenzyme A biosynthesis.), which produces MFVLGITGDIGAGKSTVASILGNMGARVIDADQIVRRLWNHRELVDAARDRWGDSVLNEDGKISPSAVAERFFGEEKEYRWLCRLIHPMVRSEMASGLSAERGWVVVEIPLLFESDVPYWCDMTLYVTASPENRVARNSSRGLNGDELDRREKFLISSEEKKSMADLVVTNDGSLDELKDILRSHGEKMLRMSSICTVKIQCAFKKQARQLISGILGKKLAYQANLASLETAYSRYDQFLTDNWEVQFYTLAPLVPEISRVASEIIKKEPTPLAVADVLRASLSFREALCEACL